One stretch of Chryseobacterium indologenes DNA includes these proteins:
- a CDS encoding DUF6443 domain-containing protein has protein sequence MKKIIIPIGMLLLSSSVHAQLSPGENYIQSKTYLDYNGTTPTKTSETVQYFDGLGRPKQVVNVKASPQGKDVAVPIEYDQFGRQVKDYLPIPQSGTLNGGIIPNPLSNASNTPYGSEKIYSEKILENSPLNRIQQQIQVGNDWSTKPVKFDYQANGLNEVSRYITTTTWENNATKSTVSLSQAAVYAPGTLYKNTVTDEDGNQTIEFKNGKGQTLLVRKVLSSTEKADTYYVYNEYDQLAFVIPPHAIDKPVTDVLLNDLCYQYRYSGRNLLVEKKLPGKGWEYMVYDRQDRLIATQDANQRPANNWSYTRYDQFGRVVYTGIATDYATRATLQQYVYNKGYNTSNNTTRTPSPSFRLSGMDIYYTNDAIPEVLNNVLTVTYYDTYPAYSFNPSFPSAIQGVDTLKDTVSPEGKSTKGLPVMSLVKNIEDDNWTRNYTYYDTKGRAAATHSINHLGGYTRTESSLDFAGVAQTVITRHKRLETDTERVITETFTYDHQNRLLVHKHQVDANPVEILTQNTYNELSQLESKKVGGTAPGSPLQQIDYTYNIRGWLTMINNPSDLNGKLFGYALKYQDPSIPTTSAPQYDGNISEAHWKTSDDSIYKVYHYAYDQLNRLNQGVYREPYTTTPDKSFFNEELDYDLNGNIIRLWRTGKNDSNTALLVDNLTYDYQGNRLQTITDATQNEAGYEGGGNLMDYDENGNMTTMKDKGIQNITYNHLNLPNSYSIQNNSFGLSMNIGLDYLYRADGTKLRKIYSKRPPKGVTSTTMTDYLDGFQYTYKEGGGICLTCRTESALEELAYGNLGKTFPDLGDPPSWKLDFVPTSEGFYSFTENRYIYQYKDHLGNTRVSFAKNSAGVLEVIDTNNYYPFGLNHIGGIKGQLGSYKNYKYNGKELQETGMYDYGARMYIPDLGRWGTIDPLAEQYRRWSPYNYAVNNPIMFIDPDGRGTESTHTDKFGNVVKVVEDGDLGVYRHNGNTKETQQELNQNYSKENTSGGGERMGRTLVWNSFTEFDGSGKEAGKINFGSYQARDWLADFSKGMSNDNEFKGGFFARIGYAWNGGNGNKYDYKTQNGGGLYAGSQIEEGVYVSARDVGNFAAGRAASITGQDKMDFMLNAGGFNLSGNSKMGLIFNNSHWKSEAQKAGFPAYGEDFNSNLFQRLGYENVTTAEGIIKKSKIIWGDRK, from the coding sequence ATGAAAAAAATCATAATTCCCATAGGCATGTTGCTGCTGAGTTCTTCAGTCCATGCCCAGCTTAGTCCGGGAGAAAACTATATTCAATCCAAAACCTATCTGGATTATAACGGAACCACTCCAACCAAAACCTCAGAAACCGTCCAGTATTTTGACGGTCTGGGAAGACCCAAACAGGTAGTGAATGTAAAAGCATCCCCACAAGGCAAAGACGTAGCCGTTCCTATTGAGTATGACCAGTTTGGAAGACAGGTGAAAGACTATCTCCCCATTCCCCAGTCAGGAACCCTGAATGGAGGAATTATTCCCAATCCCTTATCCAACGCTTCAAATACTCCTTATGGTTCCGAAAAGATCTATTCCGAGAAGATATTGGAAAACTCTCCATTGAACAGGATTCAGCAGCAAATCCAGGTGGGGAATGACTGGAGTACCAAGCCTGTGAAGTTTGACTATCAGGCCAATGGATTGAATGAAGTGTCCCGGTATATCACCACAACCACCTGGGAAAACAATGCTACCAAAAGTACGGTAAGTTTATCTCAGGCTGCGGTGTATGCTCCCGGTACTTTATATAAAAATACCGTTACCGATGAAGACGGAAATCAGACCATAGAGTTTAAGAATGGAAAAGGGCAGACCCTGCTGGTGAGAAAGGTACTGAGTTCCACAGAAAAAGCAGACACGTATTATGTGTATAATGAATATGACCAGCTTGCCTTTGTGATTCCTCCTCATGCCATTGATAAGCCTGTTACGGATGTTTTGCTTAATGATCTTTGCTATCAGTACCGTTACAGTGGGAGGAACCTTCTTGTCGAGAAAAAGCTTCCTGGTAAAGGCTGGGAGTATATGGTGTATGACCGCCAGGACAGGCTCATTGCCACTCAGGATGCCAATCAGAGACCTGCTAACAACTGGTCTTATACCCGTTATGACCAGTTTGGAAGAGTGGTGTATACCGGAATTGCTACTGATTATGCCACCAGGGCCACATTACAGCAATATGTCTATAACAAAGGCTATAATACTTCCAATAATACCACCAGAACCCCCTCTCCGTCCTTCAGGTTAAGTGGGATGGATATTTATTATACCAATGATGCTATTCCTGAAGTATTGAATAACGTTCTGACCGTTACCTATTATGATACCTATCCTGCTTATAGCTTTAATCCATCATTTCCATCAGCGATCCAGGGAGTAGATACCTTAAAAGACACAGTATCCCCTGAAGGGAAAAGTACCAAAGGATTACCGGTGATGAGCCTGGTTAAGAATATAGAAGATGATAACTGGACCCGTAATTATACCTATTACGATACCAAAGGAAGAGCAGCAGCAACCCATTCTATCAATCATTTGGGAGGATACACCCGGACAGAATCCAGCCTGGACTTTGCAGGCGTTGCTCAAACGGTTATCACCAGGCATAAGAGGTTAGAAACCGATACCGAAAGGGTGATCACAGAAACCTTTACCTATGACCATCAAAACAGGTTGCTCGTCCACAAACACCAGGTAGATGCCAATCCTGTAGAAATCCTGACCCAGAATACCTATAATGAACTTTCCCAGCTTGAATCCAAAAAAGTAGGGGGAACTGCTCCAGGCTCTCCGCTCCAGCAGATAGATTATACATACAATATCCGTGGATGGCTGACCATGATTAACAATCCTTCCGATTTGAATGGAAAGCTCTTTGGTTATGCCCTGAAGTATCAGGATCCCTCCATTCCTACGACTTCCGCTCCCCAATACGATGGAAATATATCAGAGGCCCATTGGAAAACCTCTGATGACAGTATCTATAAAGTCTATCATTATGCATATGACCAATTAAACCGTTTAAATCAAGGGGTTTATAGAGAACCTTACACCACAACACCTGATAAATCCTTCTTCAATGAAGAGCTAGACTATGATTTGAATGGGAATATTATCCGCCTTTGGAGAACAGGTAAAAACGATTCAAATACGGCATTGCTAGTAGACAATCTTACGTATGATTACCAGGGTAACAGATTACAGACCATAACAGATGCCACCCAAAACGAAGCAGGGTATGAAGGCGGAGGTAATTTGATGGACTATGATGAAAACGGGAACATGACCACAATGAAAGACAAAGGGATTCAAAATATTACGTATAATCATCTGAATTTACCTAACTCCTATTCAATTCAGAATAACAGTTTTGGGCTTTCGATGAATATAGGGTTGGATTACCTTTACCGTGCAGATGGAACAAAATTGAGAAAAATCTATTCAAAAAGACCACCAAAAGGAGTAACCAGTACTACTATGACGGATTATTTGGATGGTTTCCAATATACCTATAAGGAAGGTGGTGGAATATGTTTAACCTGCCGTACAGAATCAGCACTTGAAGAACTGGCTTACGGAAATCTAGGAAAAACATTTCCTGATCTGGGAGATCCCCCAAGCTGGAAACTTGATTTTGTACCCACTTCAGAAGGCTTTTACAGTTTCACAGAAAACCGTTATATTTACCAGTATAAAGATCATTTAGGAAATACAAGGGTAAGTTTTGCCAAAAACAGCGCAGGCGTTCTTGAAGTTATAGATACCAATAATTATTATCCTTTTGGACTAAATCATATCGGAGGAATTAAAGGGCAGTTAGGTAGTTATAAGAATTATAAGTACAATGGAAAGGAACTTCAGGAGACAGGAATGTATGATTATGGGGCGAGAATGTATATACCGGATTTGGGAAGATGGGGTACGATAGATCCGTTAGCCGAACAATATAGAAGATGGTCACCTTACAATTATGCAGTAAACAATCCTATAATGTTTATTGATCCTGATGGTCGTGGTACAGAAAGTACTCATACAGATAAATTTGGAAATGTAGTGAAGGTTGTAGAAGATGGAGATTTAGGGGTTTATCGTCATAACGGTAATACTAAAGAAACACAACAGGAACTTAATCAAAACTATTCTAAAGAAAATACTTCGGGAGGCGGAGAGAGAATGGGAAGAACACTTGTTTGGAATTCCTTTACAGAATTTGATGGAAGTGGTAAGGAAGCAGGTAAAATAAATTTTGGATCTTACCAAGCGAGAGATTGGTTGGCAGATTTCAGCAAAGGAATGTCTAATGATAATGAATTTAAAGGAGGATTTTTTGCAAGGATAGGCTATGCTTGGAATGGAGGTAATGGAAATAAGTATGATTATAAAACGCAAAATGGAGGCGGGTTATATGCCGGATCACAAATAGAAGAAGGTGTATACGTTTCAGCTAGAGATGTTGGAAATTTTGCGGCAGGCAGAGCAGCTTCAATAACAGGACAAGATAAAATGGATTTCATGCTAAACGCAGGAGGGTTTAATTTATCAGGAAATAGTAAAATGGGGCTTATATTTAACAATTCACATTGGAAAAGTGAAGCTCAAAAAGCAGGTTTTCCAGCTTATGGAGAAGATTTTAACTCAAATTTATTTCAGCGTTTAGGTTATGAAAATGTAACGACAGCTGAAGGAATAATCAAAAAAAGCAAAATAATATGGGGAGATCGAAAATAA
- a CDS encoding M28 family peptidase, translated as MKRMTTLLCTSLIVQSISAQTFIQAYKDRADMVTQTNITTNLQDFGNLGIKKTGTQANTNTLNWIKNKYLSYGYTASQITESPFTYGSATSKNLIITKTGTLYPNKYVIICGHFDTINGPGVNDNGSGTSIILEAARILQNVPTEYSIKFIHFSGEEQGLIGSSHYVNNVVYQNGVRKLDIKLVFNLDQVGGVKGNNNNTVYCDEDQGGLSSNNSASAAVTQQLRNCTALYSPLQTAVDPAADTDYIPFEQKGEIITGFFERIRSSFPHSSKDTFVNVDPVYVYNIGKATVGALQHFATASTTLSLNKTASQNELENVKLYPNPANNILNIELPNKPANFSFEITNISGRTLLKVNNETKINVSGLERGVYIGILKAGDQTLVKNILIER; from the coding sequence ATGAAAAGAATGACCACTCTTTTATGCACTTCATTGATTGTGCAGAGCATTAGCGCTCAAACTTTTATCCAGGCTTATAAGGATAGGGCTGATATGGTAACCCAAACTAATATTACAACGAATCTTCAGGATTTTGGTAATCTGGGAATAAAAAAGACCGGAACACAAGCCAATACAAACACTTTAAACTGGATTAAAAACAAATATCTTTCTTATGGGTATACCGCCAGCCAAATTACAGAAAGTCCCTTCACTTATGGATCAGCAACTTCGAAAAATCTGATCATTACGAAAACAGGAACTCTTTATCCTAACAAATATGTAATTATTTGCGGGCATTTTGATACCATTAACGGACCTGGAGTTAATGATAATGGCAGTGGGACATCTATCATCCTTGAAGCCGCCAGAATATTACAAAATGTACCAACAGAATACTCTATTAAGTTTATTCACTTTTCCGGAGAGGAACAAGGGCTGATTGGAAGCTCACATTACGTTAATAATGTAGTGTATCAAAATGGAGTTCGTAAATTGGATATCAAACTGGTTTTTAACCTCGACCAAGTAGGGGGTGTAAAAGGAAATAACAATAATACAGTGTACTGTGATGAAGATCAAGGGGGGCTTTCCAGTAATAATTCGGCTTCAGCTGCCGTAACGCAGCAGCTCAGAAACTGTACAGCATTATATTCTCCACTTCAAACTGCTGTAGATCCGGCTGCAGATACTGACTATATTCCTTTTGAACAGAAAGGAGAAATCATTACGGGCTTTTTTGAAAGAATAAGAAGTTCTTTCCCCCATAGCTCCAAGGATACTTTTGTCAATGTAGACCCGGTGTATGTCTATAATATTGGCAAAGCCACCGTAGGAGCCCTGCAGCATTTTGCGACAGCCTCCACCACTTTGTCATTGAATAAAACAGCATCACAAAACGAATTGGAAAATGTGAAGCTCTACCCTAACCCTGCTAATAATATCCTCAATATTGAATTGCCTAATAAACCGGCCAATTTCAGTTTTGAAATAACCAATATATCAGGAAGAACACTACTGAAAGTAAATAATGAAACTAAAATTAATGTTTCCGGATTAGAAAGAGGTGTTTATATAGGAATTTTAAAAGCAGGAGATCAAACACTTGTTAAGAATATTTTGATTGAAAGGTAA
- a CDS encoding M28 family peptidase has translation MKKVTSFLLIAIASHTMSAQSLIQAYKNRADAVSQTNIITNLQEFASWGVKRTGTQANADALNWLKNKYLSYGYTVNQMAEDPFPYGNATSKNLIITKTGTVYPNKYVIICGHFDTIAGAGVNDNGSGTSIILEAARILRTIPTEYSIKFIHFSGEEQGLLGSYHYVDNVVYQGNNRVLDVKLVFNLDQVGGVMGNTNNTVYCDEDQGGLPGNNAASAAITQELRNCTALYSTLQTAVDPAEDTDYIPFEERGEIITGFFERIRSSYPHTVNDTFANTDPEYIYKIGKASVGALQHFAVATTQTLGTQESISKNTLESTKIYPNPAKDFINIEFPDSTERNFNVELTDFEGRSLLKAANVKKVNISSLENGAYIGIVKTGGQTVIRKVIVAK, from the coding sequence ATGAAAAAAGTGACCTCCTTTTTGCTGATTGCTATCGCTTCCCATACGATGAGTGCACAAAGCCTTATTCAAGCTTATAAAAACAGAGCTGATGCTGTTTCTCAAACAAATATTATCACCAATCTACAGGAATTTGCCAGTTGGGGAGTAAAAAGAACAGGTACTCAGGCCAATGCAGACGCACTGAACTGGCTTAAAAATAAATATCTTTCTTATGGATATACTGTAAACCAAATGGCTGAAGATCCATTTCCTTATGGTAATGCCACTTCAAAAAATTTAATTATAACAAAAACAGGAACAGTCTATCCTAATAAATATGTTATTATCTGCGGGCATTTTGATACAATTGCTGGGGCCGGAGTTAATGATAACGGTAGTGGTACTTCTATTATTTTAGAAGCAGCGAGAATTTTAAGAACAATTCCTACAGAATATTCCATTAAATTTATTCATTTCTCAGGAGAAGAACAGGGACTTTTAGGCAGCTATCACTATGTGGATAATGTTGTTTACCAGGGAAATAACCGTGTACTGGATGTTAAACTTGTCTTCAATCTGGATCAGGTAGGCGGAGTAATGGGAAATACCAATAATACAGTATATTGTGATGAAGATCAAGGCGGACTTCCCGGTAATAATGCGGCCTCTGCTGCGATAACTCAGGAACTTAGGAATTGTACAGCTTTATATTCAACGCTTCAGACCGCAGTGGATCCAGCTGAAGATACGGACTATATCCCCTTCGAAGAAAGAGGAGAAATTATTACAGGTTTTTTTGAAAGAATCAGAAGCAGCTATCCGCATACGGTTAATGATACCTTTGCCAATACTGATCCGGAGTATATTTATAAGATCGGAAAGGCATCTGTAGGTGCTCTACAACATTTTGCTGTTGCCACTACCCAAACCTTAGGTACCCAGGAATCTATTTCAAAAAATACTTTAGAATCTACAAAAATCTATCCTAATCCTGCAAAGGATTTTATCAATATTGAATTTCCGGACTCTACAGAAAGAAATTTCAATGTTGAGCTCACTGATTTTGAGGGACGCTCTTTACTTAAAGCAGCTAATGTGAAAAAAGTAAATATCTCAAGCCTTGAAAATGGAGCTTATATTGGAATTGTAAAGACTGGCGGCCAAACAGTAATAAGAAAGGTTATTGTAGCTAAATAA
- a CDS encoding M20/M25/M40 family metallo-hydrolase, with protein MKKIAVFLFTSIALQSIGAQSLIQAYKNRADMVSQTNITTHLTDFESLGVKTTGSTANTNTLNWLKNKYISYGYTASQIEEDPFSFGNTNSKNLVITKTGTVYPDKYVIICGHYDTIYGPGVSDNGSGTAILLEAARILKDVPTEYSIKFIHFSGEEQGLKGSYHYADYIAYQGNTRKLDIKLVLNIDQVGGQLGNNNNTITCEKDISGMPGNNAASATVTQELAVCTSLYSPLQTSISNAYSSDYIPFEAKGYTITGFYEYIKSGNEHSTDDSFANVDPVYVFNVGKAAVGALQHFAVAATTNNILGTQETPGQKLSEVVNIYPNPAKNHLTLEFPQKTKQFNIELSDMLGNIVLRAENQNTIDTTPLDNGVYMISVKTDRNHIIKKVIINK; from the coding sequence ATGAAAAAAATTGCTGTTTTTTTATTCACCTCTATAGCATTGCAGAGCATCGGAGCCCAAAGTCTTATCCAAGCTTATAAAAACAGGGCAGATATGGTTTCTCAAACCAATATTACGACTCATCTTACTGATTTTGAAAGCCTGGGGGTGAAAACTACCGGATCAACGGCTAATACCAATACACTTAACTGGCTTAAAAACAAGTACATTTCTTATGGATATACAGCAAGCCAGATTGAGGAAGATCCGTTCAGTTTTGGAAATACAAATTCTAAAAATCTTGTTATTACGAAAACGGGAACAGTATATCCGGATAAATATGTGATTATTTGCGGACATTATGATACAATTTATGGCCCTGGAGTAAGTGATAATGGCAGTGGCACTGCTATCCTTTTAGAGGCAGCCAGAATATTAAAAGACGTCCCTACTGAATATTCTATTAAGTTCATTCACTTTTCCGGAGAAGAGCAAGGACTAAAGGGAAGCTATCATTATGCAGATTACATTGCCTACCAGGGAAATACCCGTAAATTGGACATTAAGTTAGTGCTTAATATAGATCAGGTTGGCGGTCAGTTGGGAAATAATAATAATACGATTACATGTGAAAAAGATATCAGCGGAATGCCTGGAAATAATGCAGCATCAGCTACAGTTACACAGGAACTAGCTGTATGCACAAGTCTTTATTCTCCGCTTCAGACTTCTATCTCTAATGCCTATAGCTCAGATTATATCCCATTTGAAGCCAAAGGCTATACCATTACCGGCTTTTATGAATATATCAAAAGTGGAAATGAACACAGTACGGATGACTCTTTTGCCAATGTAGATCCTGTTTATGTGTTCAATGTAGGAAAAGCGGCTGTTGGAGCTTTACAACATTTTGCAGTAGCTGCTACGACTAATAATATACTAGGAACTCAAGAAACTCCGGGTCAAAAATTATCAGAAGTTGTAAATATTTATCCTAATCCAGCAAAGAACCATTTAACACTGGAATTTCCACAAAAGACTAAACAATTCAATATTGAGCTTTCTGATATGTTGGGTAATATAGTGCTTCGTGCAGAGAATCAGAATACAATAGATACTACCCCATTGGATAATGGTGTTTATATGATCTCTGTAAAAACAGACAGAAATCATATTATTAAAAAGGTTATTATTAATAAGTAA
- the rplT gene encoding 50S ribosomal protein L20, which yields MPRSVNAVASRARRKKIFKQAKGFFGRRKNVWTVAKNAVEKAMQYAYRGRKEKKRNFRALWITRINAGTREHGMSYSQFMGALKKNNIELNRKVLADLAMNHPEAFKAVVDQVK from the coding sequence ATGCCAAGATCAGTAAATGCGGTAGCTTCAAGAGCTCGCAGAAAGAAAATTTTTAAGCAAGCTAAAGGTTTTTTCGGTAGAAGAAAGAACGTTTGGACTGTAGCTAAAAACGCGGTAGAAAAAGCAATGCAATATGCTTACCGTGGTAGAAAAGAGAAGAAAAGAAACTTCAGAGCACTTTGGATCACTCGTATCAACGCGGGAACCAGAGAGCACGGAATGTCTTACTCTCAATTTATGGGAGCTCTTAAAAAGAACAACATTGAGCTTAACAGAAAAGTTTTAGCAGATTTAGCAATGAATCACCCTGAAGCTTTCAAAGCTGTTGTAGATCAAGTAAAATAA
- the rpmI gene encoding 50S ribosomal protein L35 produces the protein MPKLKTKSGAKKRFALTGTGKIKRKNAYKSHILTKKETKQKRNLTSTSYVAKVDEKSVQRQLAIK, from the coding sequence ATGCCAAAATTAAAAACGAAATCGGGTGCTAAGAAACGTTTTGCTCTTACTGGAACTGGTAAGATCAAAAGAAAAAACGCTTACAAAAGCCACATCTTAACTAAGAAAGAAACTAAGCAGAAGAGAAATCTTACTAGCACTTCTTACGTAGCTAAAGTGGATGAGAAAAGCGTTCAACGTCAATTAGCAATTAAGTAG
- a CDS encoding DUF6985 domain-containing protein, translated as MSNAETVIEEIGLYLEKSSLKKSTITKEELIAFIENKWKEADDEKYTIHQGCIYIGRMTNEYIWAKDFDNMMRWLAENDKHASSQKHETYILNYYKGQCCLECGNEEKALAFFHLSYAENPDYIFERAPFCYEFFNRHLENPRELNIESEDDEPETDYYIELDYWKTFFEEDGELCYHFLDNDGEIIEEPSELQEKGISYLEDHQEKILQNMLCELLKIYPDLQKAYGYTEEYRKDCMPDIKTIKGFSGLLSPTIFYVTSVIKDDEPYIGYSFNCPWDIEHDLGFMMHQDRVVEIGDAALAFDIFAAKNDAQLN; from the coding sequence ATGTCAAATGCTGAAACGGTAATAGAAGAGATCGGATTGTATTTGGAAAAATCAAGTCTCAAAAAATCAACCATTACCAAAGAAGAGTTAATCGCTTTCATTGAAAACAAATGGAAAGAAGCTGATGATGAAAAATATACCATTCATCAAGGCTGTATTTACATCGGAAGAATGACAAACGAATACATTTGGGCAAAAGATTTTGATAATATGATGCGCTGGCTGGCAGAAAATGACAAGCACGCTTCTTCTCAAAAACATGAAACCTATATCCTGAATTATTACAAAGGGCAATGTTGTTTAGAATGCGGAAATGAAGAAAAAGCACTCGCTTTTTTTCATCTTTCGTATGCAGAAAATCCGGATTATATTTTTGAAAGAGCCCCTTTTTGTTATGAGTTTTTCAACAGACACCTTGAAAACCCAAGAGAATTAAATATTGAATCTGAAGATGATGAACCGGAAACGGATTATTATATTGAATTGGATTACTGGAAGACATTTTTCGAAGAAGATGGTGAGCTTTGCTATCATTTCTTAGACAATGACGGTGAAATCATTGAAGAACCTTCCGAACTCCAGGAAAAAGGAATTTCATATTTAGAAGATCATCAGGAAAAAATACTGCAGAACATGCTTTGTGAGCTCCTTAAGATATATCCTGATCTACAAAAAGCCTATGGCTACACTGAAGAATATAGAAAAGATTGTATGCCTGATATAAAAACAATCAAAGGTTTTTCCGGATTATTGTCTCCAACCATTTTCTATGTGACTTCTGTGATCAAAGATGATGAGCCGTACATCGGTTACAGTTTTAACTGCCCATGGGATATTGAACATGATTTGGGTTTTATGATGCATCAAGACCGTGTTGTAGAGATTGGTGATGCCGCATTGGCTTTTGATATTTTCGCTGCCAAAAATGATGCTCAGTTAAATTAG
- a CDS encoding tetratricopeptide repeat-containing sensor histidine kinase, with protein MFNKEKDLKHRLLFIFTLLICPFFAHAQDALSKLEKEYNNALNQTAEQLNLAPKYATALFFHNAKPKSYQILAHNISMASKEADGKYATILYAVQAMNYRLDNKQTESSKSLEMARIYSLKTNSNEAKGYMEYAKGWIFTRNNKTTDAVAAYLKAINYYENSPTTSTLYGRFGNVAKELSAIYSNLNEYQLEEKYSKQFLLLASKQNDSNLTFDAYMRMGYMYEQKYTQNPSDTQFRNKAEQFYLQAIATFNKNKEAMLNKSNLSYAAINLANLYTEFNPDKARQYAQIANKASLETGDPIHIASSFGILAELAIQDKNYDVAKSYFLKASMEIGKSPVRDHNIELSILESLSRVSEEQGNYKEALTYYKSYVDKYKSVYDQEKLDITKRLESQFEKERQEQKYIKLQLESDKKAQQIKLINILRAQREQVYNNLKLVEENQRERLKFSELESEKKEQQLRLAKLETEQKNTDIKSYKKLLAFKEKINTYYIIFIFIFIILIFLLLYAYKQRVKSIKQRDELHALAIEKEKQNSKISTLTALLEGQEQERGRLARDLHDGLGGLLSGTKLQLSILDPHQSENIEEGISKSINQIDGAVEELRRVAHNLMPDLLMKYGLVAAIQEFATRMSNSALNIHTEFINYSNSLSEEKQLLIYRVIQELVNNAIKHAKASEIIIQISEEDNVLHLTIEDDGKGFDLANLNFRKTAGFHNIESRVQFLKGTMNITSQINIGTSIELQIPTY; from the coding sequence ATGTTTAATAAAGAAAAGGATTTGAAGCACAGGTTATTATTTATATTTACGTTACTTATTTGTCCATTTTTTGCTCATGCACAAGATGCTTTAAGCAAATTAGAGAAGGAGTATAACAATGCTTTAAACCAAACAGCGGAACAGTTGAATCTGGCACCCAAGTATGCCACTGCTTTATTTTTTCATAACGCTAAACCAAAATCCTATCAGATTTTAGCCCACAACATTTCCATGGCATCAAAAGAGGCTGATGGAAAATATGCCACTATTTTGTATGCTGTTCAGGCAATGAACTATCGACTTGATAATAAACAGACTGAGTCTTCAAAAAGTCTGGAAATGGCTAGAATTTATAGTTTAAAAACGAATAGTAATGAAGCTAAAGGGTATATGGAATATGCAAAAGGATGGATTTTTACCCGTAATAATAAAACAACTGATGCGGTTGCTGCCTACCTTAAAGCAATTAATTATTACGAAAATTCGCCTACAACTTCTACATTATATGGAAGATTCGGGAATGTGGCTAAAGAATTATCTGCAATTTATTCTAATCTAAACGAATATCAGCTGGAAGAAAAATACAGTAAACAGTTTCTCTTGTTAGCATCCAAACAAAATGATTCTAACCTTACTTTCGATGCCTATATGCGAATGGGCTATATGTACGAGCAGAAATATACACAAAATCCATCAGATACACAGTTTAGGAACAAAGCAGAACAGTTCTATCTTCAGGCTATAGCCACTTTTAATAAAAACAAAGAGGCTATGCTCAATAAGAGCAATCTTTCTTATGCTGCCATCAATTTAGCAAATCTGTATACGGAATTCAATCCTGATAAAGCCAGACAGTATGCCCAAATAGCGAACAAAGCAAGTCTGGAAACTGGTGATCCTATTCATATTGCATCTTCATTTGGAATACTGGCAGAGCTCGCGATACAGGATAAAAATTATGATGTAGCAAAGTCTTATTTTTTGAAAGCTTCTATGGAAATTGGGAAAAGTCCGGTGAGAGACCATAATATTGAATTGTCTATTCTTGAATCTCTATCCCGTGTTAGCGAAGAACAGGGAAATTACAAAGAAGCCCTGACGTATTATAAAAGCTATGTTGATAAATATAAAAGTGTGTATGACCAGGAAAAACTGGATATCACCAAAAGGCTGGAATCACAGTTTGAGAAAGAAAGACAGGAACAAAAATATATAAAACTACAGCTGGAAAGCGATAAAAAAGCACAGCAGATTAAATTGATTAACATCCTTCGTGCCCAGCGTGAACAGGTTTATAATAACTTGAAGCTGGTAGAAGAAAATCAACGTGAACGGCTGAAATTTTCAGAACTGGAGTCTGAGAAAAAAGAACAGCAACTTCGTTTGGCTAAATTAGAAACCGAACAAAAGAATACTGATATTAAGAGCTATAAAAAACTATTGGCATTCAAGGAAAAGATTAATACCTACTATATTATTTTTATTTTTATCTTCATCATTCTGATTTTCTTATTGCTATATGCTTATAAACAGCGTGTAAAATCAATTAAGCAAAGAGATGAACTGCATGCCTTAGCCATAGAAAAAGAGAAACAAAACTCTAAAATATCTACACTAACAGCATTACTTGAAGGACAGGAACAGGAACGTGGCCGTCTAGCCCGCGATCTTCATGACGGATTAGGTGGTTTGCTTTCGGGAACTAAACTTCAGTTGTCTATTTTAGATCCACATCAATCTGAAAATATAGAGGAAGGAATTTCAAAATCAATTAACCAGATTGATGGCGCTGTAGAAGAACTAAGACGTGTTGCTCACAATCTAATGCCTGATTTATTAATGAAATATGGTTTGGTAGCGGCCATTCAGGAGTTTGCTACCCGCATGTCCAATAGTGCATTAAATATTCATACGGAATTTATCAATTACAGTAATTCCTTATCAGAAGAAAAACAACTGCTTATTTACAGAGTTATTCAGGAGCTGGTCAACAATGCCATAAAACATGCTAAAGCCTCAGAAATTATTATTCAGATCAGTGAAGAAGACAATGTATTACATCTTACGATAGAAGATGATGGAAAAGGTTTTGACCTCGCTAACCTGAACTTCAGAAAAACAGCAGGTTTTCATAATATAGAATCAAGAGTCCAGTTTTTAAAAGGAACGATGAATATCACATCCCAGATAAATATTGGCACCAGTATAGAACTTCAAATTCCTACTTATTAA